Proteins found in one Amycolatopsis umgeniensis genomic segment:
- a CDS encoding DUF2784 family protein has protein sequence MAGFLANVTVAVHIFALLFIGFGGFLAWRWPKVIFGHVFFAAWGILVNVFPWPCPLTAAENYFRHQQGLGDLPGGFNAYYLYDTVFPRSMLPVIVVIAMATVIISYVGTVQRWRHRHHDGDAPAHRVSMG, from the coding sequence GTGGCGGGTTTCCTGGCGAACGTGACAGTCGCGGTGCACATTTTCGCGCTGCTGTTCATCGGATTCGGTGGTTTTCTCGCGTGGCGGTGGCCGAAGGTGATCTTCGGGCATGTGTTCTTCGCCGCATGGGGGATCCTCGTCAACGTCTTCCCCTGGCCCTGCCCGCTGACGGCGGCCGAGAACTACTTCCGGCATCAGCAGGGCCTCGGCGACCTGCCGGGCGGCTTCAACGCCTACTACCTCTACGACACGGTGTTCCCGCGCTCGATGCTGCCCGTCATCGTCGTGATCGCGATGGCGACGGTGATCATCTCCTACGTCGGCACGGTCCAGCGCTGGCGTCACCGCCACCACGACGGGGACGCACCGGCGCACCGCGTCAGCATGGGCTGA
- a CDS encoding ABC transporter permease, with product MATATLKGNERPTIGEFFLRAPAVGPALALLVAIVVFSLSTDTFLDLDNLSLVVQQSLVVGTLALGQTLIILTAGIDLANAAAMVLATLIMAKLVVGGVSGIWALLLGIVATVVIGMVTGSLVTRIKLPPFIVTLGLLTVLTAAAKLFASGQAVPVADSLLKWLGTRRYLFGGIPITYGMTLALLMYLALWYALTRTPWGKHVYAVGNAPESARLSGIKVNRTILSVYIVAGVIVGIAAWQALGRVPNADPNAFQLGNLDSITAVVLGGASLFGGRGSVLGTMMGALVVAVLRSGLTQLGVDALYQDVATGALLIGAVCVDRFARRQQS from the coding sequence ATGGCAACAGCGACCCTCAAAGGCAACGAACGCCCGACGATCGGTGAGTTCTTCCTGCGCGCGCCGGCGGTCGGGCCCGCGCTGGCCCTGCTCGTCGCGATCGTGGTGTTCTCGCTGTCCACGGACACCTTCCTCGATCTCGACAACCTTTCCCTTGTGGTGCAACAGTCCCTGGTGGTCGGCACGCTCGCCCTCGGGCAGACGCTGATCATCCTGACCGCGGGGATCGATCTGGCCAACGCGGCCGCGATGGTGCTCGCGACGCTGATCATGGCGAAGCTCGTGGTCGGCGGCGTTTCCGGGATCTGGGCGCTGCTGCTGGGAATCGTGGCGACGGTGGTGATCGGGATGGTCACCGGTTCGCTGGTCACCCGGATCAAACTGCCGCCGTTCATCGTCACGCTCGGCCTGCTGACAGTGCTCACCGCGGCCGCGAAACTGTTCGCGAGCGGGCAGGCCGTCCCGGTCGCCGACTCGCTGCTCAAATGGCTCGGCACCCGTCGCTACCTCTTCGGCGGCATCCCGATCACCTACGGCATGACGCTCGCTTTGCTGATGTACCTGGCACTTTGGTACGCGCTCACGCGGACACCGTGGGGCAAGCACGTCTACGCGGTCGGCAACGCGCCGGAATCCGCGCGGCTGTCCGGGATCAAGGTCAACCGGACGATCCTTTCGGTGTACATCGTCGCCGGGGTGATCGTCGGGATCGCCGCCTGGCAGGCGCTCGGCCGCGTGCCGAACGCCGATCCGAACGCCTTCCAACTCGGCAACCTCGACTCCATCACCGCGGTGGTGCTCGGCGGCGCGAGCCTGTTCGGCGGCCGGGGTTCGGTACTCGGCACGATGATGGGCGCGCTGGTCGTCGCGGTCCTGCGGTCCGGGTTGACGCAGCTCGGCGTGGACGCGCTCTACCAGGACGTCGCCACCGGCGCCCTGCTCATCGGCGCTGTCTGCGTCGACCGGTTCGCGAGGAGGCAGCAGTCATGA
- a CDS encoding substrate-binding domain-containing protein produces MRQRSLLALTLAAAVAATSVGACTVERHWGGGSNAGGGGKAKVGLVTKTDTNPYFVELRAAAKAAAEANGAEFNALAGQFDGDNDGQVRAIENLMQQGANTILITPSSSTGVLDAIDRARKAGVLVIALDTATEPDTAVDATFATDNFEAGRQQGAYVKAVLAGKPPKLFMVDGTAGSTVDTQRHTGFLKGIGLTDASPEIKGKTPANGDQSLAQQGVENLLQRTTDINAVYTMNEPMGRGTYAALQARGLVNQLVMGSIDGGCEGVKNVRDGQYAATVMQFPKKMAEQGVLAAVEYAKTGKKPSGFVNTGSAVITDKPIPGVESQDTKWGLENCWGTK; encoded by the coding sequence ATGAGACAGCGCAGTCTCCTCGCGCTCACCCTGGCCGCGGCGGTCGCCGCGACCTCGGTCGGCGCGTGCACGGTCGAACGCCACTGGGGTGGCGGATCGAACGCAGGCGGTGGCGGCAAGGCCAAGGTCGGCCTGGTCACCAAGACCGACACCAATCCCTACTTCGTCGAACTGAGAGCGGCCGCCAAGGCCGCCGCCGAAGCGAACGGCGCGGAGTTCAACGCGCTCGCCGGCCAGTTCGACGGTGACAACGACGGTCAGGTCCGGGCCATCGAGAACCTCATGCAGCAGGGTGCGAACACCATCCTGATCACGCCGAGTTCCTCGACGGGCGTCCTCGACGCCATCGACCGCGCCCGCAAGGCCGGGGTGCTGGTCATCGCGCTCGACACCGCGACCGAGCCCGACACCGCCGTCGACGCCACCTTCGCCACGGACAACTTCGAGGCCGGACGTCAGCAAGGCGCGTACGTGAAGGCCGTTCTCGCGGGCAAGCCGCCGAAGCTGTTCATGGTGGACGGCACCGCCGGGTCCACAGTGGACACCCAGCGGCACACCGGGTTCCTCAAGGGCATCGGCCTGACCGACGCCTCGCCGGAGATCAAGGGCAAGACCCCCGCGAACGGCGACCAGAGCCTGGCTCAGCAGGGCGTGGAGAACCTGCTGCAGCGCACCACCGACATCAATGCCGTCTACACGATGAACGAGCCGATGGGCCGCGGCACCTACGCCGCGCTCCAGGCCCGCGGTCTGGTGAACCAGCTCGTGATGGGCTCGATCGACGGCGGCTGCGAAGGCGTCAAGAACGTCCGAGACGGCCAATACGCCGCCACAGTCATGCAGTTCCCCAAGAAGATGGCCGAGCAGGGCGTCCTCGCCGCCGTCGAATACGCCAAGACCGGGAAGAAGCCGAGCGGGTTCGTCAACACCGGATCAGCGGTGATCACGGACAAGCCGATCCCCGGCGTGGAGAGCCAGGACACCAAGTGGGGCCTCGAGAACTGCTGGGGGACGAAGTGA
- a CDS encoding LacI family DNA-binding transcriptional regulator → MTALSPALPLWEDTPVTHRFGVAMAMHANPYSGELIRAIRRAGRRHGCEITLADTGDSVAEEAAVIRALRADRVDGVLLVPAAGDEAVINGLVRMGVPTVLVDRMAGRNDVDQVGSENIQAVCALVRHLAGLRHRKIGFISGEEDMATFEERALGYRLGLGRSGLRWTSQLVACGQSTPGGAAAATAKLLDSWPSPTALVVASEAMMIGVQYEAHRLGIRIGRDLAIVGYGDMEWAGQVTPAVTTMAQPIEEIGRKAVELLLARITDPERRPESVRLAPRFIHRQSCGC, encoded by the coding sequence ATGACCGCATTGTCGCCGGCGTTACCCCTGTGGGAGGACACCCCTGTCACCCACCGGTTCGGGGTGGCCATGGCGATGCACGCGAACCCCTATTCGGGTGAACTCATCCGCGCCATCCGCCGCGCCGGACGACGTCACGGCTGCGAGATCACCCTCGCCGACACCGGGGACAGCGTCGCCGAAGAGGCCGCGGTCATCCGCGCGCTGCGGGCGGACCGGGTCGACGGTGTCCTGCTCGTCCCGGCGGCCGGTGACGAGGCGGTGATCAACGGTCTGGTCCGGATGGGCGTACCGACCGTGCTCGTCGACCGGATGGCCGGACGCAACGACGTCGACCAGGTCGGTTCCGAGAACATCCAGGCCGTGTGCGCGCTTGTGCGGCATCTTGCCGGGCTGCGGCACCGCAAGATCGGCTTCATCTCGGGCGAAGAGGACATGGCCACCTTCGAGGAGCGGGCGCTGGGCTACCGGCTCGGCCTCGGCCGCTCCGGCCTCCGGTGGACGTCGCAGCTGGTCGCGTGCGGGCAGTCGACCCCGGGCGGGGCCGCCGCCGCGACGGCGAAGCTGCTCGACAGCTGGCCGTCGCCGACGGCGCTCGTGGTGGCGAGCGAGGCGATGATGATCGGCGTCCAGTACGAGGCGCACCGGCTCGGCATCCGGATCGGGCGCGACCTCGCGATCGTCGGGTACGGCGACATGGAGTGGGCGGGGCAGGTGACCCCGGCGGTGACCACGATGGCGCAGCCGATCGAGGAGATCGGGCGCAAGGCCGTCGAACTCCTGCTGGCCCGGATCACCGACCCAGAGCGACGACCCGAATCCGTACGGCTCGCGCCGCGCTTCATACACCGTCAGTCCTGCGGCTGCTGA
- a CDS encoding molybdopterin oxidoreductase family protein, which produces MTTAHVTCPLCEATCGLEVTIDEKSLVTRVQGDREDVFSRGYICPKGASLGALHHDPDRLTAPLVKRDGEFVEVTWDEAFAEIDRRLRPIIEEHGKNAVAVYSGNPTVHNAALVLYGRVFFKALGTKNFYTATTVDQMPKHFSSGYLFGDPQTIPVADLDRTEHLLILGANPLVSNGSLMTAADTRGRLRGIQKRGGKIVVLDPRRTRTAQLADEHHAIRPGTDALFLFALVNVLFAENRSTPGEHVTGVDEVRALAEPFTPEAVAPATGIDAAEIRRIALELADAGRAAVYGRMGTTTQSYGTIASWLVDVVNALTGNLDREGGVMFPLPAAWKPRRSSPFTSGRWKSRVRGYPEVLGELPVATLADEIETPGEGRVRALVTISGNPALSTPNSARLTEALRQLDFMVSLDVYLNETTRHADVILPGPSPLERPHYDVALYTLAVRNVANWTPGTLETDLPQEWVTLLRMAGIAAGQGPDVDVAAFDTMVAAETARRTGVDLALAEGRTGPARMIDLMLRGGPYGLKLADLEAAPHGIDLGALKPRLPEVLSTASGKVELAPDAITKDVPRLRAELGKAPDDGLLLIGRRHLSSNNSWMHNLTPLVRGGNRCTVQVHPDDASRLGLTDGGLASVTSRAGKLEVPVEVTADVRPGVVSMPHGWGHDIEGTRTQVATAHAGVNSNLVADETLLDVPSGNAVLNGIPVEVAPV; this is translated from the coding sequence ATGACCACGGCGCACGTGACCTGCCCGCTCTGCGAAGCCACCTGTGGGCTGGAGGTGACGATCGACGAGAAGAGTCTGGTCACCCGCGTGCAGGGCGACCGCGAGGACGTCTTCTCGCGGGGATACATCTGCCCGAAGGGCGCCTCGCTCGGCGCGCTGCACCACGATCCGGACAGGCTCACCGCGCCGCTGGTCAAACGGGACGGCGAGTTCGTCGAGGTCACGTGGGACGAGGCCTTCGCCGAGATCGACCGGCGGCTCCGGCCGATCATCGAGGAGCACGGCAAGAACGCCGTCGCCGTCTACTCCGGCAATCCGACGGTGCACAACGCGGCACTGGTGCTCTACGGCCGCGTGTTCTTCAAAGCCTTGGGCACCAAGAACTTCTACACCGCGACCACGGTCGACCAGATGCCGAAGCACTTCTCGTCCGGCTACCTCTTCGGCGATCCGCAGACCATTCCCGTCGCCGACCTCGACCGCACCGAGCACCTGCTCATCCTGGGCGCGAACCCGTTGGTGTCCAACGGAAGCCTGATGACGGCGGCCGACACCCGCGGCAGGTTGCGCGGGATCCAGAAGCGGGGCGGCAAGATCGTCGTCCTCGATCCGCGCCGCACCCGGACGGCCCAGCTCGCCGACGAGCACCACGCGATCCGGCCCGGCACCGACGCGCTGTTCCTGTTCGCGCTGGTCAACGTCCTGTTCGCGGAGAACCGGAGCACTCCCGGCGAGCACGTCACCGGCGTCGACGAGGTTCGCGCGCTCGCGGAGCCGTTCACGCCGGAGGCCGTCGCGCCCGCGACCGGGATCGACGCCGCCGAGATCCGCCGGATCGCCCTCGAACTCGCGGATGCCGGACGTGCCGCGGTCTACGGCCGGATGGGGACCACAACCCAGTCTTACGGCACCATCGCGAGCTGGCTGGTCGACGTCGTCAACGCGCTCACCGGCAACCTCGATCGCGAGGGCGGCGTGATGTTCCCGCTGCCCGCCGCGTGGAAACCGCGACGGTCTTCGCCGTTCACCAGCGGCCGATGGAAGAGCCGCGTGCGCGGATATCCCGAGGTGCTCGGGGAACTGCCGGTGGCCACGCTCGCGGACGAGATCGAGACGCCCGGCGAGGGCCGGGTGCGGGCGCTGGTGACGATCAGCGGTAACCCGGCACTGAGCACACCCAACTCCGCGCGGCTCACGGAAGCGTTGCGGCAGCTGGACTTCATGGTCTCCCTCGACGTGTACCTCAACGAGACCACCCGGCACGCCGACGTCATCCTGCCAGGGCCGTCACCGCTGGAACGGCCGCATTACGACGTCGCACTGTACACACTCGCCGTGCGGAACGTCGCGAACTGGACGCCGGGGACGCTCGAGACCGACCTGCCGCAGGAATGGGTGACCCTGCTGCGGATGGCCGGGATCGCCGCCGGTCAGGGCCCGGACGTCGACGTCGCCGCCTTCGACACGATGGTCGCGGCCGAGACGGCGCGGCGCACCGGCGTCGACCTCGCGCTCGCCGAAGGCCGCACTGGGCCGGCGCGGATGATCGACCTGATGCTGCGCGGCGGACCGTACGGGCTGAAACTGGCCGACCTCGAAGCCGCCCCGCACGGCATCGACCTCGGCGCGCTGAAGCCGCGGCTGCCGGAGGTGCTCTCCACCGCGAGCGGGAAGGTCGAGCTGGCGCCGGACGCGATCACGAAGGACGTCCCGAGGCTGCGCGCGGAACTCGGCAAAGCGCCCGACGACGGTCTGCTGCTCATCGGGCGACGGCATCTGAGCTCGAACAACTCCTGGATGCACAACCTGACGCCGCTGGTGCGCGGCGGGAACCGGTGCACCGTCCAGGTCCACCCGGACGACGCCTCCCGGCTCGGGCTGACCGACGGCGGGCTCGCGTCGGTGACGTCGCGGGCGGGGAAGCTCGAAGTGCCAGTCGAGGTCACGGCCGACGTCCGGCCCGGGGTGGTGAGCATGCCGCACGGCTGGGGCCACGACATCGAGGGCACGCGCACGCAGGTCGCGACGGCGCACGCCGGGGTCAATTCGAACCTCGTCGCCGACGAGACCCTGCTCGACGTCCCGTCCGGGAACGCCGTGCTGAACGGGATCCCGGTGGAGGTCGCCCCGGTCTAG
- a CDS encoding glycoside hydrolase family 76 protein produces the protein MTAPADRAAAAERAVRDRHLRRVWGLPGTVLGRSGWPPSAGQRVHWHWNYWWQAHLLDTLVDAQLRDPSPDRLKLIDRFVASLRLRNFGKWINDYYDDIAWLGLALQRVGHLGLDVRGGLEAISSRLREGWTDDAGGGIWWRVGDDFKNAPANGPAAIFHAREGAEQHARGLTDWMTERLVDPETGLVWDGLRVGSGELVKHVFTYCQGVYLGACLELSEMDRVEHAIHAVAEHVAPNGVIRGQGDGDGGLFAGILARYLALAAPLLPSGVARDLVIRSADACWSGATETPHGPLFSADWATPAPSLPLAPDAPERDLSVQVSAWMLLEAAASLDHRI, from the coding sequence ATGACTGCTCCCGCCGACCGGGCCGCGGCCGCCGAACGCGCGGTCCGAGACCGGCATCTGAGACGGGTGTGGGGCCTGCCCGGGACCGTGCTCGGCCGCAGCGGCTGGCCCCCGTCGGCGGGTCAGCGGGTCCACTGGCACTGGAACTACTGGTGGCAGGCGCATCTGCTGGACACCCTCGTCGACGCGCAACTGCGGGATCCCTCACCGGACAGGCTGAAGCTGATCGACCGGTTCGTGGCGTCCCTGCGGCTGCGCAACTTCGGCAAGTGGATCAACGACTACTACGACGACATCGCGTGGCTCGGCCTCGCGCTGCAACGCGTCGGGCATCTCGGGCTGGACGTCCGCGGCGGGCTGGAGGCGATCAGTTCGCGGCTGCGCGAAGGCTGGACCGACGACGCGGGCGGCGGGATCTGGTGGCGCGTCGGCGACGATTTCAAGAACGCGCCCGCGAACGGCCCGGCCGCGATCTTCCACGCCCGCGAAGGGGCGGAACAGCACGCACGAGGCCTGACCGACTGGATGACCGAGCGGCTCGTCGATCCGGAGACCGGACTGGTGTGGGACGGCCTGCGCGTCGGGTCCGGCGAGCTGGTCAAGCATGTTTTCACGTACTGCCAAGGGGTTTACCTCGGCGCCTGCCTCGAACTGTCCGAAATGGACAGAGTGGAGCACGCGATCCACGCGGTCGCCGAGCATGTCGCGCCGAACGGCGTGATCCGGGGACAGGGCGACGGCGACGGCGGCCTGTTCGCCGGGATCCTGGCGCGGTACCTGGCGCTCGCGGCGCCGCTGCTGCCGAGTGGGGTGGCGCGAGACCTGGTCATCCGGTCGGCCGACGCGTGCTGGAGTGGCGCCACCGAGACGCCGCACGGGCCGCTCTTCAGCGCCGACTGGGCGACTCCGGCGCCTTCACTCCCCCTCGCCCCCGACGCCCCCGAACGCGACCTGTCCGTCCAGGTGAGCGCGTGGATGCTCCTCGAGGCCGCCGCTTCCCTGGATCACCGCATTTAG
- a CDS encoding ATP-binding cassette domain-containing protein produces MTTPTLSAQGLVKRYGRVTAIDGADFELFPGEVLAVVGDNGAGKSSLIKALSGAVIPDAGEIKVDGQAVHFKSPLDARHYGIETVYQDLAVAPALDIASNMFLGREKRRKDLFGQLFRKLDTSTMRADAQRILDELGINIKSITQPVETLSGGQRQGVAVARAAAFGTKAVIMDEPTAALGVAESGKVLDLINRIRERGLPVVLISHNMPHVFDIADRIHVHRLGKRVAVVSPRTHTMNQVVGLLTGALKLGENGEVEEVAAAVHTGL; encoded by the coding sequence ATGACGACACCCACGTTGTCCGCTCAGGGGCTGGTCAAACGCTACGGCCGGGTCACCGCCATCGACGGCGCCGACTTCGAACTGTTCCCCGGCGAGGTGCTCGCCGTCGTCGGCGACAACGGCGCCGGGAAGTCGAGCCTCATCAAAGCCCTTTCGGGAGCGGTGATCCCGGACGCCGGTGAGATCAAAGTGGACGGTCAGGCCGTGCACTTCAAGTCCCCTTTGGACGCTCGGCACTACGGGATCGAGACGGTGTACCAGGATCTCGCCGTCGCGCCCGCGCTCGACATCGCGTCGAACATGTTCCTGGGCCGGGAAAAACGGCGCAAGGACCTGTTCGGACAGCTGTTCAGGAAGCTGGACACCTCGACGATGCGGGCCGACGCGCAGCGGATCCTGGACGAACTCGGCATCAACATCAAGTCCATCACGCAGCCGGTGGAGACGCTGTCCGGCGGGCAGCGCCAAGGTGTCGCCGTCGCGCGGGCGGCCGCTTTCGGCACCAAGGCGGTGATCATGGACGAGCCCACCGCCGCACTCGGCGTCGCCGAATCCGGCAAGGTGCTCGACCTGATCAACCGGATCCGCGAACGCGGCCTGCCGGTGGTGCTGATCAGCCACAACATGCCGCATGTGTTCGACATCGCCGACCGCATCCACGTGCACCGCCTCGGCAAACGCGTCGCCGTCGTCTCGCCGAGGACGCACACGATGAACCAGGTCGTCGGCCTGCTCACGGGTGCGCTGAAGCTCGGTGAGAACGGCGAGGTCGAAGAGGTCGCCGCAGCCGTCCACACGGGGCTGTAG
- a CDS encoding GNAT family N-acetyltransferase — translation MTDLWTVHTADLEATVLTAARALLDDAFDGDFSDHDWENALGGMHTLVWESGELIGHASLVQRRLLHEGRALRTGYVEAVAVRSDHRRRGHGAAMMDALERVLRKAYDLGALSASEEALEFYASRGWLLWRGPSSAMTPSGVEATKEDDGSIHVLPVGVTLDLDGEITADWRSGDVW, via the coding sequence ATGACCGACCTGTGGACCGTGCACACCGCCGACCTCGAAGCCACCGTGCTGACCGCGGCACGCGCTCTGCTGGACGACGCTTTCGACGGCGATTTCAGCGATCACGACTGGGAGAACGCCCTCGGCGGCATGCACACGCTCGTGTGGGAGAGCGGCGAGCTGATCGGGCACGCGTCACTGGTCCAGCGACGGCTCCTGCACGAGGGGCGGGCCCTCCGGACGGGTTACGTCGAGGCGGTCGCCGTCCGCTCCGACCATCGACGGCGCGGTCACGGCGCCGCGATGATGGACGCGCTGGAGCGGGTCCTGCGGAAGGCGTACGACCTCGGAGCGCTCTCGGCGTCCGAGGAGGCGCTGGAGTTCTACGCGTCGCGCGGCTGGCTGCTCTGGCGCGGTCCCTCGTCGGCCATGACGCCTTCGGGCGTGGAAGCGACGAAGGAGGACGACGGGTCGATCCACGTGCTGCCGGTGGGGGTCACTCTGGACCTGGATGGGGAGATCACCGCGGATTGGCGCTCGGGCGACGTCTGGTGA
- a CDS encoding LacI family DNA-binding transcriptional regulator: MPPSRSSRPTQRDIAELAGVSITTVSHVVNGTRAVAEETKAAVLRAIEQTGYTGDAIARSLVTGGTRSIGVAISLVANPYFALLIQAIEREAASAGYTVLLADTHDTVDTERETVRTLRSRRVDGLLITPSPGDGSVIGELVSLDVPTVLIDRLSTRTDVDQVGAENIQSTSALTAHLASLGHQRIGMISGTAGLSTSEERILGYRLGLGRSGRTWSEDLVACGQSSRAGGALALSTLLALPEPPTALVVGNDSMMVGVLHELRKRGLRAGIDLPVVVYDDVEWADLVDPPLTTMAQPIEEIGTQAVRLLLARINEPTRKAQTMRIPPTLRHRASCGCAHVHSH; the protein is encoded by the coding sequence ATGCCGCCGTCACGCTCCTCCCGCCCCACCCAACGCGACATCGCCGAGCTGGCGGGAGTCTCCATCACCACGGTCTCGCACGTGGTCAACGGGACGAGAGCGGTGGCCGAAGAGACCAAGGCCGCGGTCCTGCGCGCGATCGAGCAGACCGGCTACACCGGTGACGCGATCGCCCGTTCCCTGGTCACCGGCGGGACCAGGTCGATCGGCGTCGCGATCTCCCTGGTGGCGAACCCGTACTTCGCCCTGCTCATCCAGGCCATCGAACGCGAAGCCGCGTCGGCCGGGTACACGGTCTTGCTGGCGGACACGCACGACACCGTCGACACCGAGCGTGAAACCGTGCGGACGCTGCGCTCACGCCGGGTCGACGGGCTGCTGATCACGCCTTCGCCGGGTGACGGTTCGGTGATCGGCGAGCTCGTCTCGCTGGATGTCCCGACGGTGCTCATCGACAGGCTGTCCACGCGGACCGACGTCGACCAGGTCGGCGCGGAGAACATCCAGTCGACGTCGGCGCTGACGGCGCATCTGGCGTCGCTCGGACACCAGCGGATCGGCATGATCAGCGGTACGGCGGGGCTGAGCACCAGTGAGGAACGCATCCTCGGCTACCGGCTGGGCCTCGGCCGGTCAGGGCGCACCTGGTCGGAGGACCTGGTGGCTTGCGGGCAGTCGTCGCGGGCGGGCGGCGCGCTGGCGCTGAGCACGCTGCTCGCGCTGCCGGAACCGCCGACAGCGCTGGTGGTCGGCAACGACAGCATGATGGTCGGGGTTCTGCACGAGCTGCGGAAGCGCGGGCTGCGCGCCGGGATCGACCTGCCGGTGGTGGTCTACGACGACGTCGAATGGGCCGATCTGGTCGATCCGCCGCTGACCACGATGGCGCAGCCGATCGAGGAGATCGGCACACAGGCGGTACGTCTCCTGCTGGCCCGGATCAACGAGCCGACACGCAAGGCCCAGACGATGCGGATTCCGCCTACGCTCCGCCATCGGGCGTCCTGCGGATGCGCGCACGTTCACTCACATTGA
- a CDS encoding TrmH family RNA methyltransferase codes for MNSSEEAGPTEWVAREEVGVGPWEGEWPADERYDPELLAGGDRRNVVDPYRYWRREAIVSDVDGRRHPFHVAIENFQHDHNIGTVVRTANAFAAAAVHIVGRRRWNRRGAMVTDRYQHLLHHEDVSGLLTFAAAEGLAVVAVDNTPGSQPVETAELPRECVLLFGQEGPGLSAEAQKTASLVVSIAQFGTTRSINAGVAAGIVMHAWVRQHADLATAW; via the coding sequence GTGAACTCGTCGGAAGAGGCCGGCCCCACCGAATGGGTGGCGCGGGAAGAGGTCGGCGTCGGTCCGTGGGAGGGCGAGTGGCCCGCGGACGAGCGGTACGACCCCGAACTGCTGGCAGGAGGCGACCGCCGCAACGTCGTCGACCCGTACCGCTACTGGCGGCGCGAGGCCATCGTGTCCGATGTGGACGGCCGTCGGCACCCCTTCCACGTGGCGATCGAGAACTTCCAGCACGATCACAACATCGGCACCGTGGTCCGGACGGCGAACGCGTTCGCCGCGGCCGCCGTGCACATCGTCGGGCGGCGGCGCTGGAACCGGCGCGGTGCCATGGTGACCGACCGCTACCAGCACCTTCTCCACCACGAGGACGTCAGCGGGTTGCTGACCTTCGCCGCCGCGGAGGGGCTCGCCGTGGTCGCCGTCGACAACACCCCCGGCTCGCAGCCCGTCGAGACCGCGGAACTGCCGCGCGAGTGCGTTCTGCTGTTCGGGCAGGAAGGGCCGGGTCTGTCGGCCGAGGCGCAGAAGACAGCGTCGCTGGTCGTTTCGATCGCGCAGTTCGGCACGACACGCTCCATCAACGCGGGCGTCGCCGCCGGGATCGTCATGCACGCCTGGGTCCGGCAGCACGCCGACCTGGCCACCGCCTGGTGA
- the pyrE gene encoding orotate phosphoribosyltransferase, protein MAYPGLDQAAKLELARLVGELAVVHGKVTLSSGKEADYYIDLRRATLHHAAAPLIGKLLRQLTHDWDYVAAGGLTLGADPVALAMLHSAATDGVVLDAFVVRKGAKAHGMQRRIEGVEVLGQRVLAVEDTSTTGGSVLTAVEALREAGANVVGVATVVDRDTGAREAIEKEGLEYRYILNKDDLGLS, encoded by the coding sequence GTGGCGTACCCCGGGTTGGATCAAGCGGCGAAACTCGAACTGGCGAGACTGGTCGGCGAGCTCGCCGTCGTGCACGGCAAGGTGACGTTGTCTTCCGGCAAGGAAGCCGACTACTACATCGATCTCCGGCGGGCGACGCTGCATCACGCGGCCGCCCCGCTGATCGGGAAGCTGCTCCGCCAGCTCACCCACGACTGGGACTACGTCGCCGCCGGCGGCTTGACCCTCGGCGCGGACCCGGTGGCGCTGGCGATGCTGCACTCCGCGGCCACCGACGGCGTCGTGCTCGACGCGTTCGTGGTCCGCAAGGGCGCCAAGGCGCACGGTATGCAGCGCCGGATCGAAGGCGTCGAGGTGCTGGGGCAGCGCGTGCTGGCCGTCGAGGACACCTCGACCACCGGCGGCAGCGTGCTCACCGCCGTCGAGGCGCTGCGCGAGGCCGGAGCGAACGTGGTCGGCGTCGCGACGGTCGTCGACAGGGACACCGGAGCGCGCGAGGCCATCGAGAAGGAAGGCCTCGAATACCGTTACATCCTGAACAAGGACGATCTCGGACTGTCCTGA